Proteins found in one Lycium ferocissimum isolate CSIRO_LF1 chromosome 6, AGI_CSIRO_Lferr_CH_V1, whole genome shotgun sequence genomic segment:
- the LOC132059772 gene encoding metalloendoproteinase 3-MMP-like, translating into MRIHLFIAILFVVILSSVPSQTSAHFFPNISSIPPSLLKPNSTAWDAFQKLLGCHSGQKNIDGLGKIKKYFHNFGYINSMSNNFTDDFDDILESALKTYQQNFNLNTTGILDAPTIQHLIKPRCGNADVVNGTSTMNSGKAPAGSPMMHTVAHYSFFPGRPRWPPSKADLTYAFFPQKGLTDNIKSVFSRAFDRWSEVTPLTFTETASFRSADIKIGFFAGDHNDGEPFDGPMGTLAHAFSPPAGHFHLDGDENWVIDGVPINDGNFFSIVSAVDLESVAVHEIGHLLGLGHSSVEDSIMYPSLEAGARRVELANDDIQGVQVLYGSNPNYTGPNTTLTPSQENDTNGAPKFGSLCVHGFLLVVGLFFALVH; encoded by the coding sequence atgagaattcaTTTATTCATAGCCATTCTTTTTGTGGTAATATTATCAAGTGTTCCATCTCAAACTTCAGCTCATTTCTTCCCAAATATATCTTCAATCCCTCCTTCTTTACTCAAACCTAATTCCACTGCTTGGGATGCTTTTCAGAAGTTATTAGGATGTCACTCTGGTCAGAAAAATATTGATGGCTTAggtaaaatcaagaaatattTTCACAACTTTGGATACATTAATTCTATGAGTAATAACTTCACTGATGACtttgatgatattcttgaatctgCTCTCAAGACTTACCAACAAAACTTCAACCTCAACACAACCGGTATACTCGACGCCCCAACAATTCAGCATTTAATAAAACCAAGATGTGGAAATGCAGATGTAGTCAACGGTACTAGTACTATGAACTCCGGTAAAGCTCCGGCAGGTTCTCCGATGATGCACACCGTGGCACACTACTCGTTCTTTCCTGGTAGGCCACGGTGGCCCCCGAGTAAGGCAGATCTAACATACGCGTTCTTTCCGCAGAAGGGTCTGACAGATAACATTAAGAGCGTGTTCTCACGCGCGTTTGACCGTTGGTCAGAGGTGACCCCGTTGACTTTTACCGAAACGGCATCGTTTCGGTCGGCAGATATTAAAATCGGGTTTTTCGCGGGTGATCATAATGATGGCGAGCCGTTTGATGGTCCGATGGGGACATTAGCACACGCGTTTTCGCCCCCCGCGGGGCATTTTCACTTGGATGGCGATGAGAATTGGGTCATAGATGGGGTCCCCATTAATGatgggaattttttttctatagTATCCGCGGTGGATCTTGAATCGGTCGCGGTTCATGAAATTGGGCATTTATTGGGTTTGGGTCATTCATCTGTAGAAGATTCTATTATGTACCCGAGTTTGGAAGCGGGTGCCCGAAGAGTAGAGCTTGCGAATGATGATATTCAGGGAGTCCAGGTGTTATATGGGTCTAACCCGAATTATACCGGGCCGAACACAACTTTGACTCCGAGCCAAGAGAATGATACAAATGGAGCCCCGAAATTTGGTTCATTATGTGTTCATGGGTTTCTATTGGTCGTTGGACTCTTCTTTGCATTAGTTCAttga